In Plasmodium malariae genome assembly, chromosome: 11, the following proteins share a genomic window:
- the PmUG01_11015500 gene encoding uncharacterized protein, translated as MEAYSTIEDNTLSRHNADSQTKYDLEVESEALESYYGPESDSPETYNELDIDELQNSGMEVDEEVDTLDISNTESFSMENGIGEDMDHGVSADDEPMNFDVTDTNAVINNDVLLTDIFGKDILIK; from the coding sequence ATGGAAGCATATAGTACTATAGAAGATAACACTTTATCACGTCATAATGCAGACAGTCAAACAAAATATGACCTAGAAGTAGAGAGTGAAGCGTTAGAAAGTTATTATGGTCCAGAGAGCGATTCTCCAGAAACATATAATGAATTAGATATTGATGAATTACAAAATAGTGGGATGGAAGTAGATGAGGAAGTTGATACTTTGGACATTAGCAATACTGAAAGTTTTTCTATGGAAAATGGTATTGGAGAAGATATGGATCATGGTGTAAGTGCAGATGATGAACCAATGAATTTTGATGTAACGGATACGAATGCAGTTATTAATAATGATGTACTATTAACAGATATATTCGGAAAAGATATCCTAATTAAGTGA